Proteins co-encoded in one Rudaeicoccus suwonensis genomic window:
- the trhA gene encoding PAQR family membrane homeostasis protein TrhA, giving the protein MVELSRDAAGQLQQDAAELLRAVKPKLRGWLHAGMAPLAMVAGIVLVALAPNEHARIGAGIFALTAVLLFGTSAVYHRGRWTPRVERLLKRMDHSNIFLIIAGTYTPFAVTLLNRRQATTLLLIVWGGAALGVAFRVFWVGAPRWLYTPVYVALGWVAVFYFGPLMRSGGVAVVTLIAVGGLLYTLGAVVYGTKRPNPSKRWFGFHEVFHSFTILAFAAHYVAASMAIYQHGTSI; this is encoded by the coding sequence ATGGTCGAACTCTCCCGCGATGCCGCAGGACAACTGCAGCAGGACGCCGCCGAACTCCTGCGGGCGGTCAAGCCGAAGCTGCGCGGGTGGTTGCATGCCGGGATGGCCCCACTGGCCATGGTGGCCGGCATCGTGCTCGTCGCTCTCGCGCCCAACGAGCACGCCCGCATCGGCGCCGGCATCTTTGCCCTGACGGCGGTGCTGCTCTTCGGCACGTCGGCCGTGTATCACCGTGGCCGCTGGACTCCGCGCGTCGAGCGGCTGCTCAAGCGAATGGACCACTCCAACATCTTCCTGATCATCGCCGGCACCTACACGCCGTTCGCGGTCACGCTGCTCAACCGTCGCCAGGCCACGACTCTGCTGCTGATCGTCTGGGGCGGCGCCGCGCTCGGAGTCGCGTTCCGGGTCTTCTGGGTCGGCGCCCCGCGATGGCTCTACACCCCGGTGTATGTCGCCCTCGGCTGGGTCGCGGTCTTCTACTTCGGACCGTTGATGCGCAGCGGTGGCGTCGCCGTCGTGACCTTGATCGCGGTCGGCGGACTGCTCTACACACTCGGCGCGGTGGTCTACGGCACCAAGCGCCCGAATCCTTCCAAGCGCTGGTTCGGTTTCCACGAGGTCTTCCACTCGTTCACGATTCTCGCCTTCGCTGCTCACTACGTCGCAGCTTCGATGGCGATCTACCAGCACGGCACCTCGATCTGA